The Aedes albopictus strain Foshan chromosome 1, AalbF5, whole genome shotgun sequence genomic interval TCCGTCGCGGGAATCCGATACTAGTCGTCTCAGCACCCACACAACTACTCGCTCCAGTCGCACCGACCAAGTGGAGAACAAGGACTACATGAAGCCGACCATCACCTCGGAACGAAAACAGTCATCCTTCAAGGAAACAGTCGTCCAGGAATCATTGACGGCGGAATCTGCGTACGATACGGTTGACAAAACCAAGCTCAGGGAACGCTCTGCTAGTCCGAGAAAAGTTCCGCAGAACTCTCCGGACATGACTCCACGTGGACAATCTCCCGATAAGTTCGCACGAAACGTCTCACCTAGCAAGACTCCGAAAGAATCGGCTCCGTTTTGCTCGGTGGATACAACTCGAGGTACATCTCCCGTCAAACGTGATTCCTCTCCGGTGAAGATCACCTCCGAGAAACTGGTTCGTGAGAACTCTTCCGAGACGTTCAATGTAGACACAACGATCACCGTTTCTACTACGGAAAATAAGCAAACGCAGAATCAGATGCGTGAAGATGTTGAAGTATTCGACACGAAGAAGCTGGTCACCGAGAACGACGATATCACGATCAACGTAAAGCTAGAAAACGTCACCGATGACATCGAAGTGACGACTACAGTAGAGGAAGTCGCATTGAAGGATGAGAAGTCGACCGATGACCAGGAAACTTCCAAAACAACAAAAACTCCCAAGCAGAAACCTCCGCTGGTGCGCAGCGAAACCTTTGAAGAACGGTGCCGTAGAATCCTGGGAATGCCCGAAAAGTCCGACAGTATTGAAGAAACTGCCGAAACGAACACATCCAGCGTGTTCAGCACCTATGACAACACGGTGACCCGCAGCTCGGAAATTCGCGAGAAGCGAAAGAAGATCGAACAGGAAATCAAAACCATCGAAAGCGAAACGATGCGAGCAGCTCGCAAGACAAACGAATTCCTCGCAGGCGAACGACGTCCTTCGGCCCCGGCAAGTTCACCCGATCGCAAGGCAGGCGCGGCCTCACCCACGAAGTCTACGTCCCCTGTTCGGAAGCACTCTCAGCCTTCGCCAGAACGACGTCCTATGCAGCAACAGCCGTCGAAGGAGTCATCCCCGGTCAGGAAACATTCTCAGCCATCTCCGGAACGTCGTCCTCAGCAGGAGCCTTTGAAGGAATCAGCACCGGTCAGGAAGCACTCACAACCATCGCCGGAGAGACGGCCCAAGGATGACGTCCCTGCTAAGAAACCTGCCGATAGCTCGCCCGTTCGTAAGCATTCCCAACCTTCTCCCGATCGCCGACCAAAGGACGAACAGTCACCTCAGCGTAAGCCAGTCGAATCGAAAGAAACCTCTCCAGTCAGAAAACATTCGCAGCCATCTCCAGTTCGCAAGCCTTCCGAACAGGTAAAGGAACCTTCGCCGCATCGTTGCTCACGATCACACGATCGTTCACCAAGTCCAAAGCTGTCTCCAACCCACACCTCCACTCATGTCGAATCCTCCATGATCACCAAAACAACCACTTCCAAGGCTGACATTCTCATCAACCAGAAGAAGGAAGGCAAGAACATGTCGGTGACGGAGATCACGATCCAACCGGTGATCGACGTCAAGAAATCGGACAAAGTTCTCACCAAACAGACCTCGGACACCAAATTCGACCGCCGTTCAACTAGCAGCCGAGCGGTAACCAACAAGAGCTCGTCCGACTTTGACGTGAAACGTAAGGCCTACGTTGCGGATAAGGCGGAATCGGAGAGAACTGCTCGAACTACTACGACCAAGGTCCGAACGCCGGCTACCAGTCCGGATAAGCGGCGTCCCCTGGACACGAGTCCGACCAAGATGGATAAGACTAAACATCACATAACGGTGGCGAAGATCAAGATCGAACCGGTGCGGAAGCCCGTGGTAGCCAAGGTCGTTGTCGATGATCGATCCTCCAAGCTCGGCAAGACTACGAAGACTACGAAAAAGGTCGTTGAAGAGTACACCGAACCGGAATCGGACAAGGATACTGGAATTTCAGACAACGAGATGGAAGATGAAATGACGACTGTTGAGACTACCACCACTACGGTGACCACCACCAAGAAGATCGACCGTAAGGACTCAGCACCGGTTAATCGAACAACCGGAAAAGTGGAGAAATCCTACCCTCGTTCATCAAGCGATAACGTTCTGAAGTCGAACAACACCACCAAGAAGACAACCGCAGCGAAGTCTACAGCGGCTTCCACCATAACCACCACTTCTTCAATGACAACCAAGAAAACCGAGCGTCCGGTAAAGTGTGTAACCACCAAGACCATCAATCTATCAGCCAAGCCAACGATCGATTCGGACATCCTGGACAACGTGGTAATCGATATCCAACACGCGAAGTCATCGCGGGAGCCAACTCCGAACAAGTTGATTCCGATTCCGGTTTCACCGGATGAAGACACCGGCAAGCCTCGCTATCCGGATGCAGTTCAAGAACCCGACGATGAACCTAAGCACGTACCGAAGGTGAGCAACGTGCCGATTTTCGAAGAAGCTACAAACGAGTACATTGGATGTGAAATCACCGAGGTCGAAGACCACGAGGTTCGAGCAGCCCGTGCCAGTCGGATTACTAACCTTGACAGGGTGACCGAGGATGACGAATCGCTGATGAGCGTCACCCAGAAGGTGTCCAAGTTTGTTGAGGAAGCTAACAGGTTGAAGGACGCTCAAGCGAAAACGCCCAATCGGTTCGTGCGATGCGAGTACGATGATATGGACGAACATCTCAAGTCGGATGAGTGTTTGCTGAGCGTATCGGATAAGGTTACGAAGTTCATCTCGACGGCTGAAGAGGTCAAGAAGATCAGGACTTCGGGACCGTTCGTGCCGGAATGTAAGGTGACGGTGGACGTGACCGGGTCAGATGAATGCTTGAAGAGTGTCAACGAGAAGGTTTCCAAGTTTGCGAACGTGGATAGCCAGAAGACTACGGAAAGGAAGACTACGGTGGTGACGACTGCATTGGACGACGTGGATCGTAGTTTTGTGGAGGAAGATGATGATTCGCTGTTGAGCGTTTCAGAGAAGAAAAAGAAATTCATCACCGGAACGACTGCTCCGCAGAAGTCTCCGGAGTTGGTGAAGAACGTTATGAAGCAGACTAGCAAACACGAGCGCAATGTGGATGAAGACTTTGGAAGTCTTGAGTCGGATCATAAGACGAATATAACGGAGCGTTACACAACGGCTACACTGACCAAGCCGAAAGATAAGGTTCCACAGAGTGTTGCTCTTAGAAGCACGGAGGCCGTGAAGAAGGCAAAGCAGCTGTTCGAAAGTGGAAACAAACCGGCTGCAGCTGAACTGGCCAGACAGAAGGACATTCTGAGTCGTCCTTCAATTTGGGAAGATCGTCGGAAGAAGGAACAAGCGACCGCGGTAACGACAAGCCAGAAGGATGTGAAGCTGACCGATATCGGTGTATATAAGAAACCGCAGGAGAAGGTCGAACCAGAGCCTAAGCAGGAAGAGCCGGCGCAGCCCAAGCAGGAGGCACCGAAGTCACGTCGTGACAGTGGTCCGAAGACCCCAGCTTACATCAAGGATACGGTGTCTACCAAGAAGGATCTGTTTGAAAAGAGAATTTCTTCTTCTAAGCTGGAAACCAGTGAACTCATCAAGTCGACCACTTCTCAGGAGGACCGAGCGGAGTACACATCAACCGGCAAGCGACCTTCCATTACGGAGAAATACGAACGCACCATTGCACGGGACACTCCAACTCCTGGAAATAAACCGTCGTACATGAACCACACGGTGAGCTCATTGGAGCATATGAACACTGGTCGTCGTGAGTCCATCGATATGACTCAGAGATCCGTGAAAGTAGAAGAAACGGTTCATCACCAGGATACCTCCAAGTCAACGAGTACCAAGTACGAAGAACTGAAGCGTGCCGATTCAGGAAAGAATGTTTTGTCGGCCGCGCCGAAGCGCAAATCTTCGATTGACTGCTCAGCTATTGAAGATATCTTTGAGCTGGAGGTGTTGGAGAAGATGCTGGAGTCGGTGACTGGGTACGAGCAGCGTCGGCGCATTCGAGCACAGATACGGTTGGTGAAGAAGTCGGGTGAGAAGCCGACGTCCGCGGTAACGACGACCACTACCACAACTACAACAACCACCAGAACGAATAGCCGCGTTCGAGAGCCCAGTCCAAAACGTAAGGATTCCAGCCCCACTCGAACGATGACAATGCGTAAAGGTTCGCAAGATACGGAAGCCAGGGTAACAAAGACAGTTGAGGTGGAGAAGAAGACTGAGCAGGTTCCGCGCAGTGCAAGTCCAACAAAAACCAAACCGTTGACCAATGGAAAAGCGGCCACGGCAACCACGACTATCACTACCACGTTGAAGACCTCCAGATTTGGCGAACGAGTTGTACCGCAGAAGGAGGCGAAGGATGACAAGCCTATCTGGGCAACGAGTAACATTCTGAAGAAGGCATCGGAGACTACGCGCAGCTTCAGAACAACTTCAACGACTGCTACGCCGAAGAAGACTACGACAACGATGCGTGAAGTGCCGAAGGAAACCAAGCCTACGGACTGTATCACTTCGAGCTATGGTGTGGGACCAACGGACGAAAACGGTTTGCCTCTGTTTGGCATCAGGGCATTGAAGAAGAAGTCGGCACCAGCTCCGGAGTCGGAAACGACGACCAAGGTCAGCGGATCGATCTTCACGGAAACGCTGTATTCGGAAAACGGTTCGGCTCCTGTGGGTGAACGCAAGACTACGCTCTACTCTTCAGACGCCAAGGATTTGGAAAACATGAATTTGTCGAGTAGTAAGCGAAGCTTGGCCGAAGTACGAGAGAAGCTGCTGGAACGCGAAAACTCTCGAAAGGGACTTATCTCGGTGACCAAGACGGAGAAAATCGGCAACGGAACGAGCCATGTGACAACGGAAGTCGGTGCTTTGGAGGATGTTCCCCAGCGAGATGCCAAGGTAGTCCGGAAAGGTTCCGTCCGGGAGCTAACGGAGCGCTTCGTGCAAAAGGAATCCTCTTCGTCGCTGATGTCGGAAAAGACCTATCCGAAGGCCGGACTGATCCTGCGATCGACGCACAGTCATTCGAGTCGATCGTCCACTCCCTGCGAGAACGCCTCGTTCCGGTCCGGATCGGTCGACTTTGACGAAAACGACATCGAACTGCGAACGAGTACGGCCAAGTCGTCCTTCCGGTCGTCGATGGCCGCGACCGAGGCCGAAGAATGCGAAGACGGAGGCGTTGTGTTCCGGAAGAGCCAGAGCAGCAGCAGTAGCCGGCAGCAGCAGACAAGGTCTTTCTTGAACGACGGCAGCCGGGTGTCGGGAGTGCAGGACGTGCTGGAGCGGATGCGGAACGCCGATAATGGTAAGTTAAGACAAAGGTTAAAGATGTTCACATAAGAAAATAACCTGGTTGTTATTTTACAGTGGAAGAGTCCGGTGACAGTGCGGAGGACCGGGAAGCGCGTGCTCTGCTCAACAAGTTCCTCGGTGCGTCGGTGCTGATGAGCGGTATGGAGTCGATGATGGCCAGCAGCTCGAAGGAGGAAGTGTCGAACGCTGAAGGTGCACCCGGTACGAAAAAGGTAAGTGCTGAACCCAGAGTGACCCCATAAAAATACACTTGAAACGTTGAGGGGACTATGAGTGGACATGTCAGCGCCGAGACGAACGAACGCTCTCTACTTAGCCGTAATTAGAAGTCATGTGCGGTCGAACTCGAGGCAGATGAAGCATCATGTGGAACACATTAATCAAGCTAGGTGCTGCCGGGCGGTCGGTGCTAAGCAACAGGAACCAAACGTTTTATCGTCATAGCCTACTACCGGTGCGCAACCCACCTATATCGGGGCGGTGGTTCTCAACCACTTTTTGTTGAGCCAAGCTCTGaaagatttcaagacgtttcaaagcatttcagtggATTTAAAGAAGCTTCAGTGGTCTTCATTGAAGTTTAAGGGAAGTCCACGGTAATAACAGGGGGCTTTTCGAGGGGTGGATTTCAGTGGATTTCATGTTTTTCCTGAGGGTTTCAGTGAAGTTTAAAAGAAATATACGACGTTCTTAAGGAAAGTTTACTGAGGAGCTTCATGGCATTTAACCCTTAACCGCCCGGGACGATTCTTTCtgacttcaaatggctcgttctccgaaactagggcaccaaattgcattcggtttgaagcatcatcaaggggaagagtgtAGCTTTACAATGGTTTGGCGGGGATCCCCCtatgaccctccccccttttctgCTGGGCGGATCTAGGTGTGGCATGATCCGTAATATTACCATATGAtcataatttcgactggaaaacagcatgttattgtcgttgttagtgacagattattctaaacatgtaatttcggacctgattaggtcaaccggtcatccggtgacttcggaacaggttctggggaccttggaatctccggtagaaatggccatttttcgattcaaaaagaatcccatcatgtgacaccgcaaatttcgcagaatgccgcacgtaatccagtaaaacaaagaagaactttattgatcgattttGGTCACCCGGTAACCTTGGAACAGGTTCTGggcaccttggaatctccggtagaaatggccaattttcgattctaatagaatctcatcatgcgacacctcaaatttcgcagaatgccgcgcgtaatccagtaaaacaaagaaaaacttcatCGATCGATTCtagtcacccggtgacctcggaataggttctggggaccttggaatctccggtagaaatggccatttttcgattcaaaaagaatcccatcatgtgacaccgcaaatttcgcagaatgccgcgcgtaatccagtaaaacaaagaaaaactttattgatcgattctggtcacccggtgacctcggaacaggttctggggacattggaatctccggtagaaatggccatttttcgattctaatagaatctcatcatgcgacacctcaaatttcgcagaatgatgcgcgtaatccagtaaaacaaagaaaatttttattgatcgattctggtcacacggtgacctcggaacaggttctggggaccttggaatctccggtagaaatggccattttttattctaaaagaatcccatcatgcaacacctcaaatttcgcagaatgccgcacgtaattcagtaaaacaaagaaacatAATTTTGATCGACTCTGGTCACCCGGTAACCTCggcacaggttctggggaccttggaatcttcgatagaaatgaccatttttcgagtctaaaagaatcccatctggatgaatttctggatgaattgatgAGGAATGTTGAATGATGAGAAATGttcatggaagaatccatggaggaattcctgaagaaattcctgaaaaataaatcctggagaaattcctggagaaatgcctagagcaatttctcgagaaattccaagagaattttctagaagacttccgggatttttttaggattttctggagtaatccatagTCGAAATCTTGGAGGTTTTTTGGcgaaaattcctataggatttttttatggagaattatctggagaaattcctggaagtatttctagaggaattcctgaaggattttcaggaggagtttatggaggagttccttgaacaatttctggagaaattactggagaaatttctagaggcattctttgaggaatttctggagaaatattttaggtttccttgaggaatttctgaaggaattcctagagaatatatgaacgatttttttttaggaatcctgaagatattcttgaatgagtttcgggagaaaaatctttagagttttctggaggaatccgtggaggaattcctggaggaatccctagaggaaatctgggaggaattcttgcagaaatttctagtggattttctggagaaatacctgaaaaaatccctggagaaattcctggaggtataacgggaggaactccttgaggaatttattgagaaatttccggaataatatttgaggcttcttgaaggagtttttggagaaaactccaaaaaagaaattcctggagaaatttgtggtggaatttctgaagaaattcatggatgaatccctggaggaattcctttagaaattcctggaaaaaatcctggagaaattcctggaggaatttatggagaaattcctgtcagagttccgggagaagctccttcaggattttctgtaggaatccgtggaggggtggaaatcttgaaggaactcttgctggcagaaatttctagaaaattttctggatgaatccctggaggaattcctgggggaattcctcgaggaattcctggaggaattcctgaaaaaaatccaggaagggttacaggaaaaattccttgataaattcctccagaattacctccaggaattcctccagggattcatccagaaaattcatccagaaattcctcaaagaatgcctctagaaatttctccagtaatttctccagaaattgttcaaggaactcctccaaaaattcctcctgaaaatccttcaggaattcctctagaaatacttccaggaattcctccagataaatcCTCAGGAAGGgtaacaggagaaattccttgataaattcctccagaattacctaaaggaattcctccagggattcatccagaaaattttctagaaatttctgccaccaagagttccttcaagatttccacccctccacggattcctacagaaaatcctgaaggagcttctcccggaactctgacaggaatttctccataaattcctccaggagtttctccaggaaattttccaggaatttctaaaggaattcctccagggattcatccatgaatttcttcagaaattccaccacaaatttctccaggaatttcttttttggagttttctccaaaaactccttcaagaaacTTCAaatattattctagaaattcctcaataaattcctcaaggagttcctcccgtaattcctccagggattttttcaggtatttctccagaaaatccactagaaatttctgcaagaattcctcccagatttcctctagggattcctccaggaattcctccacggattcctccagaaaactctaaagacttttctcccgaaactcattcaagaatatcttcaggattcctaaaaaaaatcgttcatatattcttctaggaattccttcagaaattcctcaaggaaacctaaaatatttctccagaaattcctcaaagaatgcctctagaaatttctccagtaatttctccagaaattgttcaaggaactcctccataaactcctcctgaaaatccttcaggaattcctctagaaatacttccaggaatttctccagataattctccataaaaaaatcctataggaattttcgCCAAAAAACCTCCAAGATTTCGActatggattactccagaaaatcaaaaaaaaaaaaatcccggaagtcttctagaaaattctcttggaatttctcgagaaattgctctaggcatttctccaggaatttctccaggatttatttttcaggaatttcttcaggaattcctccatggattcttccatgaacatcttcaaaaattcctcatcaattcatccagaaattcatccagatgggattcttttagactcgaaaaatggtcatttctatcgaagattccaaggtcccctgaacctgtgccgaggtcaccgggtgaccagagtCGATCAAAATTatgtttctttgttttactgaattacgtgcggcattctgcgaaatttgaggtgtcgcatgatgggattcttttagaataaaaaatggccatttctaccggagattccaaggtccccagaacctgttccgaggtcaccgtgtgaccagaatcgatcaataaaaattttctttgttttactggattacgcgcatcattctgcgaaatttgaggtgtcgcatgatgggattctattagaatcgaaaaatggccatttctaccggagattcaaatgtccccagaacctgttccgaggtcaccgggtgaccggAATCGATCAatgaagtttttctttgttttactggattacgcgcggcattctgcgaaatttgaggtgtcgcatgatgagattctattagaatcgaaaaatggccatttctaccggagattccaaggtgccTATAACCTGTTCCAAGGTTACCGGGTGACCAAAATCGATCactaaagtttttctttgttttactggattacgcgcggcattctgcgaaatttgcggtgtcacatgatgggattctttttgaatcgaaaaatggtcatttctaccggagattccaaggtccccagaacctgttccgaggtcaccgggtgactaGAATCGATCAatgaagtttttctttgttttactggattacgcgcggcattctgcgaaatttgaggtgtcgcatgatgggattctatttgaatcgaaaaaatggccatttctaccggagattccaaggtccccagaacctgttccgaggtcaccgggtgaccagaatcgatcaataaagttattctttgttttactggattacgcgcgtcattctgcgaaatttgaggtgtcgcatgatgggattctattagaatcgaaaaatgaccatttctaccggagattccaaggtccccagaacctgttccgaggtcaccgggtgaccggAATCGATCAatgaagtttttctttgttttactggattacgcgcggcattctgcgaaatttgaggtgtcgcatgatgagattctattagaatcgaaaaatggccatttctaccggagattccaaggtgccTATAACCTGTTCCAAGGTTACCGGGTGACCAAAATCGATCactaaagtttttctttgttttactggattacgcgcggcattctgcgaaatttgcggtgtcacatgatgggattctttttgaatcgaaaaatggtcatttctaccggagattccaaggtccccagaacctgttccgaggtcaccgggtgactaGAATCGATCAatgaagtttttctttgttttactggattacgcgcggcattctgcgaaatttgaggtgtcgcatgatgggattctatttgaatcgaaaaaatggccatttctaccggagattccaaggtccccagaacctgttccgaggtcaccgggtgaccagaatcgatcaataaagttattctttgttttactggattacgcgcgtcattctgcgaaatttgaggtgtcgcatgatgggattctattagaatcgaaaaatgaccatttctaccggagattccaaggtccccagaacctgttccgaagtcaccggatgaccggttgacctaatcaggtccgaaattacatgtttagaataatctgtcactaacaacgacaataacatgctgttttccagtcgaaattatgaTCATATGGTAATATTACGGATCATGCCACACCTAGATCCGGCCCGcagaaaaggggggagggtcataGGGGGATCCCCGCCAAACCATTGTAAAGCTacactcttccccttgatgatgcttcaaaccgaatgcaatttggtgccctagtttcggagaacgagccatttgaagtcaGAAAGAATCGTCCCGGGCGGTTAAGGGTTAAAAGCGATTCATGGAGATTAATGGAGCTTCATTACAGTTTAATGGAAGACTACGGAGATATCTGGGGT includes:
- the LOC109397845 gene encoding uncharacterized protein LOC109397845 isoform X1, translated to MASQIASANVDITAIRDEDLLRKMWHDAQDFGRKREIRAHMYKLREERLKALYAPGDAAPLAPSSPFIMEQHNTSSAKFGLSKTSVTGSHGDSLADQSFESFKTKEIRDSESPTRFGTVIPSDNSGWHVKSSEERSADGKTHTIRSSATTEGTKDVQGGRTSFAGKNEEVSSERFEGDDKNFVRSSGDQSATFLAENTVLEGEDGSTISKKSTTMSSSSSKVIRSQQTFGDTIEMGKMELPPANTNIPEFTCGLSTSMEKSTKSTTETHETDGNVTSKSLSSDPDRVSEAFRLAELPGKVIERDVRMINPSTRMITITKKLEDGTTVTTRNYEKIGVEPEKPFDQQAHAETQKRLNAAVEALSNKNRDEIEHRSVKKDLTEKVTNLQFIAEERSETERVEQVKKQQQETITQQKVTVEVDPAHDSFARSLRCVSPTESTRSVRSNSTTGRSSVSPDKSARGRRSPSRESDTSRLSTHTTTRSSRTDQVENKDYMKPTITSERKQSSFKETVVQESLTAESAYDTVDKTKLRERSASPRKVPQNSPDMTPRGQSPDKFARNVSPSKTPKESAPFCSVDTTRGTSPVKRDSSPVKITSEKLVRENSSETFNVDTTITVSTTENKQTQNQMREDVEVFDTKKLVTENDDITINVKLENVTDDIEVTTTVEEVALKDEKSTDDQETSKTTKTPKQKPPLVRSETFEERCRRILGMPEKSDSIEETAETNTSSVFSTYDNTVTRSSEIREKRKKIEQEIKTIESETMRAARKTNEFLAGERRPSAPASSPDRKAGAASPTKSTSPVRKHSQPSPERRPMQQQPSKESSPVRKHSQPSPERRPQQEPLKESAPVRKHSQPSPERRPKDDVPAKKPADSSPVRKHSQPSPDRRPKDEQSPQRKPVESKETSPVRKHSQPSPVRKPSEQVKEPSPHRCSRSHDRSPSPKLSPTHTSTHVESSMITKTTTSKADILINQKKEGKNMSVTEITIQPVIDVKKSDKVLTKQTSDTKFDRRSTSSRAVTNKSSSDFDVKRKAYVADKAESERTARTTTTKVRTPATSPDKRRPLDTSPTKMDKTKHHITVAKIKIEPVRKPVVAKVVVDDRSSKLGKTTKTTKKVVEEYTEPESDKDTGISDNEMEDEMTTVETTTTTVTTTKKIDRKDSAPVNRTTGKVEKSYPRSSSDNVLKSNNTTKKTTAAKSTAASTITTTSSMTTKKTERPVKCVTTKTINLSAKPTIDSDILDNVVIDIQHAKSSREPTPNKLIPIPVSPDEDTGKPRYPDAVQEPDDEPKHVPKVSNVPIFEEATNEYIGCEITEVEDHEVRAARASRITNLDRVTEDDESLMSVTQKVSKFVEEANRLKDAQAKTPNRFVRCEYDDMDEHLKSDECLLSVSDKVTKFISTAEEVKKIRTSGPFVPECKVTVDVTGSDECLKSVNEKVSKFANVDSQKTTERKTTVVTTALDDVDRSFVEEDDDSLLSVSEKKKKFITGTTAPQKSPELVKNVMKQTSKHERNVDEDFGSLESDHKTNITERYTTATLTKPKDKVPQSVALRSTEAVKKAKQLFESGNKPAAAELARQKDILSRPSIWEDRRKKEQATAVTTSQKDVKLTDIGVYKKPQEKVEPEPKQEEPAQPKQEAPKSRRDSGPKTPAYIKDTVSTKKDLFEKRISSSKLETSELIKSTTSQEDRAEYTSTGKRPSITEKYERTIARDTPTPGNKPSYMNHTVSSLEHMNTGRRESIDMTQRSVKVEETVHHQDTSKSTSTKYEELKRADSGKNVLSAAPKRKSSIDCSAIEDIFELEVLEKMLESVTGYEQRRRIRAQIRLVKKSGEKPTSAVTTTTTTTTTTTRTNSRVREPSPKRKDSSPTRTMTMRKGSQDTEARVTKTVEVEKKTEQVPRSASPTKTKPLTNGKAATATTTITTTLKTSRFGERVVPQKEAKDDKPIWATSNILKKASETTRSFRTTSTTATPKKTTTTMREVPKETKPTDCITSSYGVGPTDENGLPLFGIRALKKKSAPAPESETTTKVSGSIFTETLYSENGSAPVGERKTTLYSSDAKDLENMNLSSSKRSLAEVREKLLERENSRKGLISVTKTEKIGNGTSHVTTEVGALEDVPQRDAKVVRKGSVRELTERFVQKESSSSLMSEKTYPKAGLILRSTHSHSSRSSTPCENASFRSGSVDFDENDIELRTSTAKSSFRSSMAATEAEECEDGGVVFRKSQSSSSSRQQQTRSFLNDGSRVSGVQDVLERMRNADNVEESGDSAEDREARALLNKFLGASVLMSGMESMMASSSKEEVSNAEGAPGTKKVSKVTTTRTVKSTAASSSSNAPKPSVENLEQIWDESVLKQLLESSTSYEERRKIRARLRQIMAEKEACADIVASVTADLQRERQQLQQQKSNDSSGSGGIHGESLLLPLLQGILLHNKSAAGGQVGTGNGGSTAVTLPIPPVEDSGTESGEDLRLLAAGLHDNIEMYRGIGVGNAVLNGAVNGDGSSVSNGRLPVDSGDSILHEVTAALQRLQLSLRDGKNIQLGSNKRNALLTLVNRLQTGLMQPDQLPDQVSPVNELADDNADDKVDYNQARRGSSRFAKRRNRNNRHTVGVSREELADARRFIEEIGRMESLSAHSHSATPEKSKTPEKPLLPYSLQKQQSLGTVLPSSPSVPAASTFAMKRPSQFVPKELNQNPDPVPLVNGRDRKAKQKLFRQSQSFEQPSVNGYELSAAQHKPIDVKPVPKNEPFKKPVQTAAQRALVKKYSFNDGSTSEDDEPRKTAEQVVLQKNAPKGTTVVNTVQKIVNREVKQDAPAKSVHPAIARKNAIHRSHTPESHEAPGERPMNKYTSKKLRMKRANTIDIPKKLLANGADSDDDSDDEQPIKPKERPREAKAKTPVATAPKPPPVEVPDFKPKTENDLKFMAFLQKQNQATKQMWTNPVKEHVGTNNWTNKFGNLKNNFESAGKQSNQPAPMRSAPKNSAMNFWKKAETHSFDESHLRQQAKPPKPLHTNHVAPKPPTLPKLPPKPANNPVQHPPALPAKPKTAPQPLPQPVVVSKPEPKHPPSISSQFTHAPTSAFKPIPKKLPPANLDFKPVHHEPEIIKPIPSNVSCGIVKQIVATGFKETPEVKPEPKQVQLGLVKSLAAAGYHETPYVPLPKIERTPTHHVLNYQPQNPDRAESPTPPAPWVGKKTTDSAGLVASIASTKFAANQFGMNKAGLPAQAPLTYQGSLKYNEKPLAFQMPDRMQGKRPSLPDVNKASQPSVASDNFMYTFTDYTQPESVSTFSLNRSDSLTNPENQPLVLTSTNSVYSPAGQQMSYLGVREHRDSGSSSLSPSNIVVPIDDDVDDLDSLDSQEMRVVTKVMRAPVSQQASYSSNKTTHLNSGGADDRGSMIAQNLHSSLKKIQQKSPTPPNKIAIAAAAAAQKRFSHDYSGSSDGLSPYGQRSAPQFALPKVEITPQTPASAVPQVQPPQYGLPAHVIYNHVPGVSPTRPAYQPAPLARTDSWVRLNQQPAPNALSRAKSSHTLAVPQSYDGGYGQPNRNVSDKQRTMEAYFAGQKPTMNALSKTSSSHNILRDKSGMSQNGARPVSYALGHSYNPAQYNIMTSQHAGSSYQQQQQQQQQSPMYAQRAPPMMAQQQQPQYYQPQLGGGLSRSRTMPHIPMNNVSLLDEDNVEDAFEQLMSQSFAV